The following proteins are encoded in a genomic region of Thioflexithrix psekupsensis:
- a CDS encoding TonB-dependent receptor plug domain-containing protein gives MRFHSSPLLSVILLLNATSLSAQHEDGTLDVKNLLTLDLDGLMGVEIIKSASKYGQESSAAPAAVSVLKAEEIKTYGYRTLGDWLSSVRGFHTGKDGIYPYLGVRGFARPGDYGTRILLLVDGHKMNDNIFGTSMDLPANLDLDTIDRIEIVHGPSSSLYGAGAFLAIINVFTKNLRASPEDKKPKNSEFGVTVDSQNAHTVRASYSKAWENGVEILLSASQSDDVGQHIYIPEFDQEDGSDGIAHRRDTEDVKRLLGKLKYNNLTLTTSYIQRRNGYEIPLYYSIFDTPNTVQDMRAYTALHYEKLVTPDLNMHFHLSYNQSRYV, from the coding sequence ATGAGATTTCATTCTTCGCCTTTGTTGAGTGTTATACTGTTGTTAAATGCAACAAGCCTTTCTGCACAACACGAAGACGGTACTTTAGATGTCAAAAATTTACTCACGTTAGACCTAGATGGTTTAATGGGCGTAGAAATCATCAAGTCGGCTTCCAAATATGGTCAAGAAAGCAGTGCAGCCCCAGCAGCGGTGAGTGTCTTGAAAGCCGAGGAAATTAAAACCTATGGGTATCGCACCTTAGGAGATTGGCTGTCGAGTGTGCGCGGATTTCATACGGGAAAAGATGGCATTTATCCTTACTTGGGAGTGAGGGGGTTTGCGCGGCCAGGTGATTATGGGACACGAATTTTATTATTAGTTGACGGCCATAAGATGAATGATAATATTTTTGGTACGTCAATGGATCTCCCCGCTAATCTCGATTTAGATACGATTGATCGCATTGAGATTGTGCATGGCCCGAGTTCTTCATTATATGGTGCGGGCGCGTTTTTAGCGATTATTAACGTTTTTACTAAAAATCTTCGTGCTTCTCCCGAAGATAAAAAACCTAAAAACAGTGAGTTCGGAGTCACTGTAGATTCGCAAAATGCGCATACTGTGCGAGCATCTTACAGTAAAGCATGGGAAAATGGCGTAGAAATATTGCTTTCTGCCAGTCAAAGCGATGATGTTGGACAACATATTTATATTCCTGAATTTGATCAGGAAGACGGCAGTGATGGAATCGCGCACCGACGCGATACTGAAGACGTAAAACGTTTATTGGGTAAACTAAAATATAACAATTTAACCCTCACCACGTCTTATATTCAACGTCGTAATGGTTACGAAATCCCTTTGTATTATTCTATATTCGACACCCCCAACACCGTGCAAGACATGCGCGCTTATACGGCACTACATTATGAAAAATTGGTCACGCCCGATTTAAACATGCACTTTCACCTTTCTTATAATCAGAGCCGTTATGTATGA